The Apium graveolens cultivar Ventura unplaced genomic scaffold, ASM990537v1 ctg8866, whole genome shotgun sequence sequence GACAATGTATATCTTGCCATCGTGAGGAATGTGCTTACAGAGATCCGTGTTAATCCAAATCGGTTTGCTCGCCAACTTTTCGATGCGGAAATAGCTACATTCGCACGTACCGCTCTTGAGGCCTCGGATCCATCCTCCGATCCTAGCCAAAGGTTGCAATGGAATAACCTTATCGGTGGCGAGATCATGAATATCGTGGGCTCCTTGATTGAAGATATCGTCCAAAAGACGGAAGCTCGTGTTGTGGAGGTATAATTTTTGACCTTCTTGTTTATTTATTGTTTTCATTCACATAtaaattttgtttcttctttttaactagtTTAATTAAACTTGTATCTAGGAAAACAATCGGCGAGCTATGGAAGTCGATAAGGATTACACGTCCGAGGATGAGACCTCCGATGTTGAGGACTTTGATGATTGCGGCGGTGATGGCGGCGGTGATGACGGCGGTGATGGCGGTGGATCATCCGATGTTGATTTGTCGGATTAGTTTATATTGATCGATTTAAGACTATTGTAATTTGATGGTTATGGGATGTAATATAATACGTTGTGATGGTTTTAAGACTATAATGATGTAATGATACAGTTTAATCCTCCGGTTATCGGAGTTTGTGAATGTTTGCGTTGGATTTAATTACTATAgtttaattatgaaatttactagtttttgcgaatgattttgagtagtatagttTAATGATTATCATTGTTGTTTGTTTTGGTTGTTTGGTTGTGATTGGATTGGATTTGTGTATTGATTTGGTTTGGTATCCAGGGGCTGCAGAAAaacctgcaattttttttaaaatcagaccttaaaaccgaccgacaaTAGGCATAACCGACCACTTTTGACCATTACAAAACCCAGAAAACCGACCGTCAGGTGACATAACCGACCATCTTCTTCataaaaccgaccgtctccttTAGAGGATGGTCGGTTTTAggacggtcggttatgacatttaagttagcttctgaaataaaaccgaccgatgtgcacactttgaccacggtcggttatgagtttcagtcaactttttaaaaatagacataaccgACCGTCTTCTTTAGAGGGTGGTCGGTTTTAGGACGGTCGGTTATGAAATTTTAGTtagcttctgaaataaaaccgaccgatgtgcacactttaaccacggtcggttatgagttccAGTCAACATTTAGaaatagacataaccgaccacctgcGGTCGGTTATGACTCTGTGACGTGGCGACACGTGTGCACATGTGTTACCACGTGTACACAGTGACCCCACATTTTAGTAAAATGCCCAGGCACTTAACCGACCACTGTATTGGTCGGTTATTAGACTTAAACCCGACCAAAGGTCATAACCGACCAGGCTAAAACCGACCACCCCTTTAACCGACCGTTTTGCCTCTTAACCGACCGTTTTTGACGGTCGGCTTTgtcctgttttcttgtagtgaatagTATGCGTAAAGAAGTTGAAATGATCTGGTCTTGCACAACTGTATCCTTAAAATAGTTATTTTGTGATAAAATTATGTAGATAGACCTTTTTTGTTTTGACGATATTTGAGTTCGCTTTACTGTACGATTTACTGTACACTGCTTAATTAATTGATGTAGCATGCCCAGGGGATACATCAAACATTTAACCAACATTATTTGAGAAAAATGGTTAGATACACACATATCATATCCAATGATATGAAGACTTGCACACTGAGATATCCTTTTGATCAAATATTTCAGTAGCTACACAAGTTTACGTAGAACAAGTTTCATTCCATGCTGAGGTACGAGGAAGAAAGAATGTCTTGGAGCATGTAGATATGATGGAGAAAGCTCTAAGATGAAGTGCTGCAAGAAGGTTGCGATTACAAATTTACTTGTAACCATTGCCATACTTTGCCCAATACATTTCGAGGCCCCCCCGAGAAAGGAAAGAATATAGATTGCATCTCTGAGTTGAAAACGCCTTCATCAAATCTTTCAGGTTTAAATTGGTTTACATCTTCTCCCCAAATATCAGGGTCGTGATTCATTAAAGTTATCGGTATGGTGATCTGGATCCAGGCCGGTAGTACCATATCTCCCAACTTTGTATCTTTGGAAATACATCGGTGAATCACACCAGTTGGTGGATATAATCTCAGAGCTTCGTAGATAATCATTGTTATCTGAGATCATTAAAATTTCATGTACGTGTCATCATATTTTGATATCAAATATGTGATATATATACTctagttttaaaatatttctaGCAATCGCAAGGGTGAAGAAAGACTTACAATTTTGAGTTTATTTAGTCCGTCAACATTGGGCTTTTGATCTCCGAAAATCTGCAAAACTTCTTCTCTTGCCCGCTCTTGCCAATCGGGATATCTGGCCAGAACATAGAGCATCCATACCAATGGCCGTGCTGTAGATTCCTTTCCAATGAAGGAAAAACTCCTGCACTCCTCAATCACATCGTCAAGACTAACTCCACTTGCTTCATCTTGAAAAGCTTCCAACATTGAACTCAACATATCACCTTGATTACTTGCTCCATTTTTCATTTCTTCCAGTCTCCTAGTCACCATTTTCTTCACTAAACTTTGAGTTTCTTTATGAGCTGCTTTTATAGTCTTCACTTCTTGAGTTTGTAAACTCCTGAAATTTGTTTCAGCTAAAGCCTTACATTTTGCGAGATGTTTAAAGAAAGCGAAAACTACAAAACGATATTAATGATGATAGACAGACTATTTGAATTGAATTAATTACCACCATCCGGGAAAGAACATGAGCCTTGCTAGTTTGGCTGCTTGTTGGTTCATCATAATTCGGAGTTGATACATCCTCTTCGACTCTTCGCTGATCGGGCCTGCTACAACTGTTTTGCACATTATATCACCTATTAAAGGGTCAATTTCTTGCACCATATCAACCTCGATTGATTCCTTTGAAGCTAGGGACAAATTCCACTTCTCTATTTTTTCCAAACAGCTCTCCACTATTGATGGTACCATGTTCTTCCGAGTTAACAGAATCAGAAAACAAGAAGATCAATAATCGTAACATATGCATGTTTTTTACTCCCATTGTTTTATCTGTCTTTAAAGTATTTTGACAGTATAgttgaaataatttttttcaacttttttgtgaattttagtataccttataaatatttattcagaaaaagaaaatgaaCGTCAAATATTAAAAACAAAGAGAGTTGGAGTGTAAAATGTAAGAATACAAACAATATTAAGCTACCTTTATCCTGTCGATGTGAAAACTAGGGTTGAGAATCTTCTTATGTTTAGTCCATGTTAAACCCTCACTCATGAAGAGTCCACCTGCAAGCACCGTGCCCATTTGATCATTGCCTGGCTTTCGGAATTCGTTTGGTCTTGACAGAATATCCTTCACTAGCATTGGATCCAATATGCTTAATCTTGGTTTCATGCCAAACCAGATGAAATACTTCTTACCTATACATGAATGCATAATATTTAGATACAAATTATATATACTGTAAAGAAGAATCTTGGTAGATAACTTCTCTACTTAAACGCCTTACCATACTTCTGGAGCAGATGTAGGTGATATGGTAGAACACGGAATACGATATCGCGGAGAGTTCCATAGGCTTGGAAGTGACTTGTGCCCTCATCCGATCCACATCTTTTGAATCTCCAAAGATGATCCTATAAGGATTTCCCTTAAACCCTATCTCCCTCAGCCGTTTCTCCATTTTCTTTGGCCTAAACCAATACTTGTTGGCTTGTTTGATTGTGTATTTAAAAATGACCAGTGCAATCACTGAGATAACAATTGAGGCAATAGTTGCATCCATTTTCACTCGGTGTAAACTTGTGCAGTGAAGGCTATGGAAACTTAGCTATAAGCTCCCCTGGTTTTATACAGAAACAAATTTATCTAACCCGCATTAAATGAGATCTATAATGCAACCGACAATTATttatttaaagattaaaatatTATCATATGAGTCATGAAATTAAATGTGAGCATGGCCTCCTTTTTTTTTTTTACTAATTTTGGCTTATAACCTTAGaaatgagtatctgttctcaACAATTCTGGGGGTGAGTCAGGATCGAACCAGGATCAATGAGGTATTATCAAGCAGATGTTAACGGTTGATCAAAAAATCTATAAACTGGATAGACTATGCGAGTTATTGTTTACTGATCACACTCGGATTGGTGGATTTCTCAGTGAATGAAATAAGTAACCAATGTCAAAGTAAGAGCTACAGATGAATGCCCTGAATCTGCTGCCTTAGAACCGGAAGTGACTTGGAAGAAGTAAACGGAACCTAAACCACGAAGTACTGAAATTATAATTTGGTGACTATTTtgcataatattattattttatttaaaattttgaatatatatgcGACATCAaacattacaaaatattttattctacCAAACATCTTTAGTTTGCAATATTTGTTCAAATTGCAGACCATATACATTATACTTATAAACTTAAATGATATTCAACAAtgttaaaaaattaataatattcgtaaaatatacttcacaaaataatatatttcatagtattttttattgcaaaaatataGGTGGTCTTCATGGAATTTTTCTctacttttgaaatatatattttataatatatcttttaTCTATTATAAGAATAGaatactatattattataattatttatatatatttattgcaTCAGTACAAAACAATAGACAATATAATCTCGCAATAATCTCGCATAATTTAGGGTTAGTACGTTATTATTACTTTGGTAGGTTATGTTTATAATTATACGGTTAGGATTAGATTtggtaatttaataattattacatTTTAGGTTTATAATTATGAGTTCTAGGTTTACAGTTATGATGCCTTCAACAAATATGTTAAACGACCAATGTACATCATTTTTATGAAGCATCAAATGTCTTTCTTTAATCGTCAACAGGCAAATTTTATTCAGACTAGTTTATTGAGCCCTTCGCATGTGTCTTCTATTTCATTTTTCTTTTACATCTGATTTTGATTATTctgaaattatgaataataaataaatataataaattaataattttagaaAACGTTCTCTCGTTTAATTAACATGTTTATTCCGATAAGTAGCTTTTTCATTATTCAAATATataatatcataaaattatattatttattcgtcaataataaatataatatttttttatttaataatataaaattttgaaaaaataacaaaaataaattGAAAGGATACGAGAGGTGCCATATCACGGCCCTcataatttaatatataaatataattatttttaaaattgttgaGAATACATATTTACTGCATATACTTGTATTTGTAATTTCATTggttaaaaattaaaataaatattttggaAAAATTTAATATAGTAAGTTATTTTAGGAGAAAGAGAAGAAATGATATGAAATAAAAAAATTGGAGAATGTCTAGATAATAAGTTAATTTAAAAAAGAGAGAATTTTTTGAGAATATTAAAGTAAATTGCAAAATATGTACCTAAATTTTCCAGTAGATGCTGAAGTTTACTAATCATGCAAAATGCATACTACAGTCAAATCCAATTAAACCTGCTAAAGCTTTGTCTAATGTACAAACGTTCTTGTGAACTTTAGTGTACCAAATTTTAAATCTGAATCAGACCTACTCATTCATGTAGTCtagaaataataaaatatattatagtatttacaattatatatatgttGTTTAAAATAGGTAAAATTTACATTTGGTAGTTAGTATATACATgcatattatatatttttaaaaatttaattatttatttattcaatatacttTCGTTCCGTGTCGTTTTTATATTACAAACACAAACCTCACactaattatatttatttttttcgtGTTCATATATTTTCGTATTTATGTGTACCATGTCGTGTAGCTATATTAACATGACGAGGGCATTTAGGCCATTTCATCAATATAACAACTATTGCAATGAGCTGGTGGTGTATGCATGCCATCCTCAATTTAAaaaatactccctccgtctcaaTCTTATCTGTCATATTTGATTTTTTGTGGTCAAATTGACTCTGACTGTAAATTAAACATCAAtctttcattattttgaaaaatcaaaaatacttattaaaatgaattatatgtaccttttaatgatataatttttatattttattcaatTATATACTATATAAATTTTCAGTCAAAATTGGGTCAATTCGACTGCAAAAAATCAAACATGtcagataaattgggacggagagAGTAATAACTCAGCTGATTATTAAAATACAAAACAACTAGTATTAATGATTGTAAATTATAAGGCACGtggtatttatatatataatattaggtTAAATCCTAAGTAATGCAACTGTTCCGTTAAATTTAATATTCTTCAAACTTTTTTATCCAAATCATCATATAGTAactttaatatatttttataaatatataataatatagatttacaataaataataataaaataactaGTGAGAAGCCGTGGTAGTGGTCATAATTTAGCTGAATAAGTTGTGATTGTTTAGCGAGTCAAGAAGATTATGTAATTTAACTGGATAACGAGGATATGTTTAGAACTTCAGTAATTTAGTAGTATAAATCGGAAGTATAACacttttatttttgtttttaataatcaaaataagGGGAAATTATGGTTGAACCAAAATATGTCATATTCCGCTTATTATAATTTAgtataaattaatataaatttgccctacaaatttagaaaatattaattaatatccTGAGGAAACTAGACCGGCGATACATAATTACATGTAatataaattaatcaatttttcAATTATAAATGGTTGTACAACTTCTAAAAGGTCctgattttttaaaattcatGATTAAAATTTATGGATACTAGTTCTAAATTTTGATCTTCACAACTATTAACATCAGAAACACAAGAAGGACACATGTTCATACAAATGGATAAATATTTTAATTACACATAATTGTACaacataaaaacaaaaaaaaaagttATAATTGATCTTTTAGATGTGATCTGACACTAAGTTTAGTAGAATCAAATTAAATTATGTAGAAATAAATAACACATTATTTTGCATATATTACCGTTGTTAAGTTGGATATGGAAACTAATTAATTTGGCATTGATTAAGAATTAATGAACAGGTCATGAATTAATCAGAAAGTTacttaatatttatataaaattcaatatattaaccttatttattaatctttcataaaattattaatataatattttctTTATGTCccaatataatattatattattaaagtCATTTTTAAAGTTTAATTTAAAAATTTACAAAGATGATGTATTCAACATGACGCAGCCTCCCAATAATACATATAAGTAGGTAGAAGAGAATGACTTGTTTGCCCCTATTTTGTTTTTTCATTTGCAAAGCACATTAACGGAGTTCTCCACATGCGTGTTTTGCTAGATATTAAAGTTTAGGTACACAAGATGCATAACTAAATGTCAGCTACACAATTTGATATTAGTTGAAAATATTATGATGTTAAATTGATTTCAAAGTCTTAATGGAAGATGTTGCAGATATATTAGGAGAATATTACGAATaatgataaatatttataaatattcatCTTTATAATATTTCAAAGGCTAAAAATTACAAGAAAACTTTTGGGAAAATATAATATATCAAGTTGGTTCTAGGAGAATgggaaaaaaattattaaaaaggAAATTTAGGAGAATATTAAGATGGTAAGTTTATTTAAATAGAAAGCAGAAGTTTTAGGATAATAATATAATGGtaatttgattttaataattttaatggAAGATATTGTAtaaattttaggagaatattatgaATGATAATAATATATTTAGGAGAATGTAAGTTAGTTACagtttttgatatttattaacacaaaaaattgagaaaatcactacaagaaaaagtccatagacatcgctttttggccgatgtctatgtgtttcccaaccgatgttgatgtcggtgatgtctattctagacatcggtgaatacccgatgtctatactcgattagacatcgattttagttaaaaaacagatgtctatgtgttgattattagaacaaaatgctataataaattatttaataactaaattacacctaattaaacatgttaaacatatcatgagctatgttttttgtcacaaaaacatcgattttagtgaaaaacactgatgtctatgtgatgattttttaaaaaaatgctataacaaaattatttaataactaaattacacctattaaaacatattaaacatatattgagctatgttttttgtcacaaaaacatcgataattttgacagaggtgatgtaaaatggcatattaaacatctgtttctttaatgaaaggtgatgtctaattaagcgtatagacatcagttttttctagaatgaagtgatgtctatgtatcatttagacttgaacatgttagtctttcacatcagttatttgccttaaactgatgtacattgcgttttttgacatcagttttgtttggttaaaagtgatgtttataacgtcacttgacatcagttttatcttaaacaaagtgatttctatgtttcatttagacttgaacctggattcctttgacatcagttttttaccttaaagtgatgtacattattttttgacatcagcttttcttaattgaaagtgatgtgtaagaaatttatagaccaaattgtgtaaagttttacatcactaattttctaaaaaagcgatgtactcgttactaatagacatttgttataaataaaaccgATGTCCTTTACTACATAACCAAAACTAAAACATTGGAATAACACGCATCCATACAAATCTAACCAGTCAATCATTCATACATTTAACCATTCAATCATCCGAAAAccaccaacaccaaccccatcatctgcatcaatcatccaaaaatcaccaacaccaaccccatcatctgcatcaatcattcAAAAACTACAGAATCTACATTACCAAATGTACAACCCCCAGCATTTGCAAACCTATACACCAACCCCAGCATTCATACACTTACATTCTTACTACACAGAACCGTCTAAATTACCAAATGTACGACTACGCAAAAGAAAAGACCTTGAGTACAAGAATTGATCAGATATGCTCTTGGATGAACTGCAGAGCCTCAATGCGAACTTCATCTAGCTGTTCAATGCTGTAACACGATCGAGTCTTGGCCAACCACTACAAATTCCAACAAACAAAATTCAGTACATGAATGAAAAGTAACCATATCGAAAAGTaaccatatctcagtatatagcaaactggaagcgtcaagtaatacctttttagcaaaattcaacttgtcatcatcgataatttctttcatgtatcgcattattacatacgcacattcaatcccaccgggttgtttgggagatccctatttcattaattaaaagacaaatcaggcatgtcaaataaatcatatatattaagcacaaatattaggtactcgatctattgtacttacactaagaaactttgccttggccatcttgttgcccctgccggtttcagagttgtaacttttcaaagccctgcataaaaaacataaaatctcatacaatgtacagaaatgaacatgcaattataccaaactgttacgttaataaaaatttaccttgataacgccttttctagttctgaaaattgtgtcgggtgaggtagtggattcagaatatatatttccccttcCCAGATAACGACCAAAATCCAATGCATACTATTTTCAAAAAACAAAGACAGATAGGACACATCACATAGAAGTTTGTACTATCCATGTTTTTAATTTTCAGTACAATAAGTACTTACTTCTGATTATGCGGAAGAAAGAATAGGCGATCCGGGTTACCCTCTCTCAACCGGTTTAAAATGTATGCTTCAAAATCAGCATTCACGTGATATGTGGATCCGGGGTCAATAAAAGCAAATGTCTCCGCCAGTTCTGGTATTTCACTAATCTCAGAATGCAAGTGCCTATCGAAAGAGTGCTGATATTAAAATGCAAGTTCTGGAAAATTACAAACATTAAAAAAATgatcattaaaaagaaaaaaaaggtaacttacgccatgtaacttgcaactactgcttggcccaacatttcaaactccaataaagacacaacattctcatgcaacaaataaattgttttttcatgtccaaacacattcggctcacatcgaacctggatactgaccccggtagttttcatccaagttgttgcatgtttatacaacagcttaaagccctttggcactttcgcacctggctttgcttgaagaaattgtgccttcaaatcctgcaacccatcttttttattttttcagcacttgttcggggcctttcttttttctgcacctgatgataatataaaaccaaataaaatgtacataccacttaatttttaatatcttgaaatgaacaatttaatttcaaaattcagacaatattatacatatatattatcatACCGCAACATTTGTGTAGCTAATTAATTCCTCAGGCCATGCCAAAAAAGATCCTAGAGCATCGCGGACAGTCATCATGTCACCACGTGTCTCAGCTGGAAGCAAGGCATCTGGTTTTATGAGGCCATCAACGGAGACACATTGATGTCCAATTGGTATATCAACTCCATGTACCAAATCAGTTAAATTATCCTCGCGAGGATATACCATACCAAATGCAACCTTATTCTCTAGTCTCTCGACAGATAGCTCACAAGATCGTTGGgcctataatatttaaataaacaaaattaaaaaattaaggtaacaatgatttaccttagtaagataaatgacaaggttgctcacaaaattaaaataacttaCGTGACTTCCAGGAGGTGAAGGCCTAGTTGGGCCATCTGTAAAAACACAGTCATCATCATACCAACACAACTCCTCTTGCAGGTGGTGGATTTGacttcatttctttatcctttTCCGGATCGAAACTTGCCTTTTCAGATGGCATTGGAGAGTGAAAAGTACCTCCACTTTCGATCACTGACTTCAAGCGATCAATCTCTGCCTCGAGAGCTTGCTTTTTTTTCAAGCAGTTCATCCCTTTGTCGATCACGGGCCATCAACTCTGCCTTTGTGATTCGAAGCTTTGGCTCTTCGGCAAATTAAAGTATTGTTTTGGAGTGATGTACCCTCCAACAGCCCGAACCCTCCCAGAATGCTCACGACTCTCCAAAGCCGTTGTCAGAACATCTTCAGCACCAGAAAACTGAATCTCACCCTTCTTCTTTTTTCCAACAATGCGTTCTGTtaacaagaaaataaattaaccaaAATGGAGTTAACTAGTTTTCAATAAAAGATAAAATAATTATTTCGCATAATTGTAATCAGTATGATTAAAGACCAATTAACTAAACCTATTTAAATTACACAAGCTTGCTAAATCAAACATGAAAAAAACAATACAAAACATTGACAGGGGTCCTATTTATACTGATTCGCCTACTTTACTGATTTATGTCGTCCTAATTTTACTGATTGCCTACTTTAATGTAATTTAACCAAAATTAAAACTTACAATTTTATCGCATACAACAGCCAAATCTTCATCGACCTCTTCGACCTCTTGTCCGTTTTTCCGCTTACGAGCCTTTTGCCAAAAAATCGCTCTATCCGGTTCTTCTCCCGGATTCAACCTTCCTTTTTTTATCtgttacaaataaaataaaatacagtaatacaAATAACTCCAGGGCTAAAAAATGTAGGACTCTAATTTATTATGGACTGACCTATTATAAATTAAATACAGTTATACAATTAAATGAACTTTTCTTACCTCATCTTCTTTTAAACCGATGTAGCCCTTTCTTGACAACCGGTGATGATATTTTCTCTTAGACACTCTTTCACTGTGTGTCATGAATTTCCTAAAAACATGTCACAAGATTACAAAAATTACAACAGACGATGCAAAAAAATCACCAAAATCATATATTACAGAATTAAAACATACCTTCCACTTAGAATCAGTCCTCTGTCTCACAAACCTTTTCCAGGTTGCCTTACTAACATAACCATAGCCTCTTGGCGGCTTactcagcttcttcttttctcCAATAAATGGTAGCACATACTTTCTCGTCAAATCAGTCTTAAACTGTCGCCATTTAGAGCCTGCTGACTTTAGGACCATGTTTTCAATTTCTGGTTTAACTTTGAAGGTAGCCTGAAAAAACACAAGTTCACAAAATCATAACAGGAAAAACTTATATTCAAGATCTacatttgataataattttttacAATTGATCTAGTACCTGGAGATCTAACCAAAGCTTTGATTTTAATTCAGGGTCTACATTTGGCCACGTAGGAATGTCGATTGGAATCGTAGTCCTGGCCAACATACCAATGTAAGACTGCAAACGGGCTCTAGTTTCCCCATTAGGAATCCCCCATTCATTGGCAGTGACTTTAACTTTCTTCCCGCGAGCTTTCTTGACAATCACTTTGTACATTGCGCATACGCCTCGCTTACCCCCAGACTTCCTTGTAGCAGTATTAGTTGTAGTATTTGTCTGTTCTGAGTTAGTCGGTTGAGATTCCGATGCATGCCCTTCATTGTTTTCATCATTGTTCGGAACATCCTCCAGCCGCTTGGGGCTTCCACCGCTAAGATTCTGTGATGCAGTCTTTTCTGATTGCTTTCGCATTTGCTTTTTTGGTGCCATTCTTTCCTCTTCCTCTAATCTGAAAAATTAACTAATATTTAACAGATTAGAACAACTACACAGTTCATGGTATAATGTCTAACAGATATGCagaaaattaaacaaaattcTCATTTAATTGTCAAGAAAAATTACAGATAGACTTCTATAACTACAttgaaaaattacaagaaaacagagatcacaagatacattacaaataacaagaaaaattacaaataacaagaaaaattacaaataaggaGAATATATAGCTAGACTCCTATAACTTTTTGACCCATATACCCTCAACATTTTCTCTTCTATTACAAACACTTGCA is a genomic window containing:
- the LOC141705446 gene encoding cytochrome P450 72A15-like produces the protein MKPRLSILDPMLVKDILSRPNEFRKPGNDQMGTVLAGGLFMSEGLTWTKHKKILNPSFHIDRIKNMVPSIVESCLEKIEKWNLSLASKESIEVDMVQEIDPLIGDIMCKTVVAGPISEESKRMYQLRIMMNQQAAKLARLMFFPGWWSLQTQEVKTIKAAHKETQSLVKKMVTRRLEEMKNGASNQGDMLSSMLEAFQDEASGVSLDDVIEECRSFSFIGKESTARPLVWMLYVLARYPDWQERAREEVLQIFGDQKPNVDGLNKLKIITMIIYEALRLYPPTGVIHRCISKDTKLGDMVLPAWIQITIPITLMNHDPDIWGEDVNQFKPERFDEGVFNSEMQSIFFPFSGGPRNVLGKVWQWLQVNL